A genome region from Pleurocapsa minor HA4230-MV1 includes the following:
- a CDS encoding AAA family ATPase — MNLPIKYRPIRFDRVVGQSVAVEIAKASLLQSPLQTTFLFVGASGSGKTTLARIMARSLNCTNRQGVEPCNQCDSCQAHLKDNHLAISEINGADKTGVDDVRDIIEKCQLHTLDSKYRVLIIDECHQMSKPAQNAMLKLLEDPPIDTVFLLCTTEEDKLLETIRSRARILRFQTVARDLVAGYLMNIAHHEQIPLTEAEAYRIYEYNQGSIRRCLQTLGTVSQRVTVEDLCPQIAEAKLQTLLLAFEARDYLSIDRTLQELIGDRFYPKHILSALVDYTIAMMTRADTSRNFIVNADKILAVLIPATNKLGSGNNAQTSCRLILYEAAIAWQPMAADRLANQVSDELNQLDRTQVPTSEQLQAQYAPAPMQPQPYQVQIPIPVQLQPEQYVHGQGNRHSVNSYPPQNGGYQNGVQVNQQLPTYQNIHNNGVYQLPIQ, encoded by the coding sequence ATGAATTTACCAATTAAATATCGACCGATTCGATTCGATCGCGTTGTAGGTCAATCTGTAGCTGTAGAAATTGCCAAAGCTAGTCTGCTTCAGTCGCCATTACAGACTACTTTTCTTTTCGTGGGAGCTTCTGGCTCTGGCAAAACTACTCTTGCTAGAATCATGGCTAGAAGCCTAAATTGTACTAATCGCCAAGGAGTTGAACCCTGTAATCAATGTGATAGTTGTCAAGCTCATCTTAAAGATAATCACCTTGCCATTAGTGAGATTAATGGAGCAGATAAGACTGGAGTTGATGATGTTCGAGACATTATCGAAAAGTGTCAGCTCCATACCCTGGATTCTAAATATCGAGTATTGATTATAGATGAGTGTCATCAAATGAGTAAGCCAGCCCAAAATGCGATGCTCAAACTGTTAGAAGATCCACCGATTGATACAGTCTTTCTCCTTTGTACAACTGAAGAAGATAAGTTGTTAGAAACTATTCGCTCGAGAGCTAGAATTCTTCGCTTCCAAACTGTGGCGAGGGATTTGGTTGCGGGCTATTTGATGAATATTGCCCATCACGAACAAATTCCTTTAACTGAAGCTGAGGCTTACCGAATTTATGAATATAACCAAGGTTCGATCAGACGGTGTTTACAGACTTTGGGTACAGTTTCACAACGGGTTACGGTAGAAGATTTGTGTCCCCAGATAGCTGAAGCTAAGTTACAAACTCTATTGCTAGCGTTTGAAGCCAGGGACTATTTGAGCATCGATCGCACTCTACAAGAATTAATTGGAGACAGATTTTATCCTAAGCACATTTTGAGTGCCTTAGTTGATTACACGATCGCTATGATGACAAGAGCTGATACCAGCAGGAATTTTATCGTTAATGCAGATAAAATTTTAGCGGTACTTATTCCAGCTACTAATAAGCTAGGTAGTGGTAATAATGCTCAAACCAGTTGCCGTTTAATTTTGTACGAGGCTGCTATAGCTTGGCAACCAATGGCTGCCGATCGTCTAGCTAACCAAGTCTCTGATGAGTTAAATCAGCTAGATCGAACTCAAGTGCCTACTTCAGAACAGCTTCAAGCTCAATATGCTCCTGCACCTATGCAACCCCAACCTTATCAGGTTCAAATTCCTATTCCCGTTCAGTTGCAGCCCGAACAGTATGTCCATGGACAGGGCAATCGGCATTCTGTGAATTCGTACCCACCTCAGAATGGAGGTTACCAAAATGGAGTACAGGTAAATCAACAACTCCCGACTTACCAAAATATTCATAACAACGGAGTTTACCAATTGCCGATTCAGTAA
- a CDS encoding uracil-DNA glycosylase, whose product MVKYRSKSLLGKDSGSLQFNPNVACHSWQELEQYTSSCQTCGLSKSRTQVVAGRYSKNKKADLLIIGEGPGQKEDEQGLAFVGDSGALLDIMLNAVGLDSWYITNVVRCRPPNNRTPTKAECLSCWGFLQSEIVLVQPKAILCLGKVATKTIINSSAKFEKMMRSSHQYFEYPVWVTYHPAYLLRQPQLSEYSPKWEAWQVLCRLKLYLNGLRLKNND is encoded by the coding sequence ATGGTTAAATATAGGTCAAAATCGCTTTTAGGAAAAGATTCTGGTAGCTTACAGTTTAATCCCAATGTGGCTTGTCATTCCTGGCAAGAGTTAGAACAGTACACCAGTAGTTGTCAGACTTGCGGACTATCAAAATCTCGCACTCAGGTGGTGGCTGGTAGATATAGCAAAAATAAAAAAGCGGACCTACTCATCATTGGCGAAGGACCAGGACAAAAAGAAGACGAACAAGGACTAGCTTTTGTGGGGGATTCGGGTGCTTTGCTCGATATTATGTTGAATGCAGTTGGTTTGGACTCTTGGTACATTACCAATGTGGTTCGCTGTCGTCCCCCCAACAATCGCACTCCCACCAAAGCAGAATGTCTTAGCTGTTGGGGTTTTTTGCAAAGTGAGATTGTCCTGGTGCAGCCCAAAGCAATTCTCTGTTTGGGTAAAGTTGCTACTAAAACCATTATTAATAGCTCAGCTAAGTTTGAGAAGATGATGCGGAGTTCGCATCAATATTTTGAATATCCAGTGTGGGTAACTTACCATCCTGCCTATTTACTCAGGCAGCCCCAGCTAAGTGAATACAGTCCTAAATGGGAGGCATGGCAAGTATTGTGTCGTTTAAAACTATATTTAAACGGCTTGCGCCTTAAAAATAACGATTAA